ATGATTTTGGATGATGGTGGTGACCTGACCGGCCACATTCACGAGCAATACCCTGAAATGCTCACCCGGATTCACGGTGTCACTGAAGAGACCACAACGGGGGTCCACCGGCTGCTGGAGATGCTGGAGAAAGGAACGCTGAAGATTCCAGCCATTAATGTCAATGATTCAGTTACGAAGGCCAAGAACGACAATAAATACGGCTGTCGCCATAGCCTTAATGATGCGATTAAGCGCGGCACCGACCATCTGATGGCCGGTAAGAAGGCTCTTGTGATTGGCTACGGCGATGTGGGTAAAGGTTCCGCTGCTTCTCTGCGCCAGGAGGGCATGATCGTTAAGGTGACTGAGGCTGATCCGATTTGCGCCATGCAGGCCTGCATGGATGGCTTTGAAGTGGTTTCGCCTTATCTCAATGGTCACAATGACGGTAGCGCGAACAGCGTTAACGCTGAGCTGTTGGCTAAGACTGACCTAGTGGTCACTACGACAGGAAACTTCAATGTCTGTGACGCCAACATGCTCAAGGCTCTGAAGTCAGGAGCTGTGGTCTGCAATATTGGTCACTTTGATAATGAGATCGATACAGCTTATATGCGTAAAGAATGGCGTTGGCAAGAAGTGAAGCCTCAGGTCCATCAGGTCTACCGCAGTGATGCGGCTGATGACTTTTTGATTCTCTTGTCTGAAGGTCGCCTAGTGAATTTGGGTAATGCGACCGGACATCCTTCGCGGATTATGGATGGTTCCTTTGCGAATCAGGTTCTAGCACAGATGTTCTTGTTTGAGCGCAAGTTTGCTGATTTGCCGGCTGACCAGCAGGCGAAGGCGCTGACGG
The genomic region above belongs to Acaryochloris thomasi RCC1774 and contains:
- the ahcY gene encoding adenosylhomocysteinase; its protein translation is MTTQVMPKPQTGPAAQDYKVADISLADWGRKEIAIAEGEMPALMTIRAKYRDSKPLQGAKILGCIHMTIQTAVLIETLCELGAEVRWSSCNIFSTQDHAAAAIAASGVPVFAWKGETEDEYMWCIEQTCHTPAGDLWEANMILDDGGDLTGHIHEQYPEMLTRIHGVTEETTTGVHRLLEMLEKGTLKIPAINVNDSVTKAKNDNKYGCRHSLNDAIKRGTDHLMAGKKALVIGYGDVGKGSAASLRQEGMIVKVTEADPICAMQACMDGFEVVSPYLNGHNDGSANSVNAELLAKTDLVVTTTGNFNVCDANMLKALKSGAVVCNIGHFDNEIDTAYMRKEWRWQEVKPQVHQVYRSDAADDFLILLSEGRLVNLGNATGHPSRIMDGSFANQVLAQMFLFERKFADLPADQQAKALTVEVLPKQLDEEVARYMVEGFGGVITKLTPDQAQYINVPAAGPFKPDSYKY